The Cellulomonas fulva genome includes a window with the following:
- a CDS encoding L-rhamnose mutarotase — protein MPRYCFLSRVEVAHLDAYRERHAAVWPDMLVALRDAGWRDYSLFLADDGTLVGVFEADDKDLAQARMAATEVNARWQAEMSRLFVGDGNPDEGFRYVPEIFCLDDQLRAAGLAPAAPAQPQ, from the coding sequence GTGCCTCGCTACTGCTTCCTGTCCCGCGTCGAGGTGGCGCACCTCGACGCCTACCGCGAGCGGCACGCCGCCGTCTGGCCGGACATGCTCGTGGCGCTGCGGGACGCCGGGTGGCGGGACTACTCGCTCTTCCTGGCCGACGACGGCACGCTCGTCGGCGTCTTCGAGGCCGACGACAAGGACCTGGCCCAGGCACGGATGGCCGCGACCGAGGTCAACGCGCGGTGGCAGGCCGAGATGTCCCGGCTGTTCGTCGGCGACGGGAACCCCGACGAGGGGTTCCGCTACGTGCCGGAGATCTTCTGCCTGGACGACCAGCTCCGCGCCGCGGGGTTGGCGCCGGCCGCGCCCGCTCAGCCGCAGTAG
- a CDS encoding rhamnulokinase: protein MTTNTYAAVDLGATSGRVLTGRLDGRRLVTAEAARFVNEPVRVPVGDRQVLQWDVLALWAGARAGLDAAHRASGGLASVGVDTWAVDHGLLDADGALLGNPVHYRDERTAGAADRFFAALPAETHYAITGAQVQPFNTVFQLLAAAGSAQLGAAARVLLVPDLLTAWLGGAHVTEVTNASTTGLLDVGTRRWSPRVLERLDALAGSDVSRLLAPLVEPGTVLGPVLPTHGWGGTHVVAVGSHDTASAVAAVPMADPAHAAYISSGTWSLVGVELDAPVRTEASRRANVTNELGVAGTVRYLKNVAGLWLLSESQRTWRAQGRETALAALLAAAADVPACRTVVDVDDPVLSAPGDMPARIAELARSSGQPVPDDEATTTRCILDSLALAYRRALRTVARLADRDVRVVHVVGGGARNDLLCRLTADATGLPVVAGPVECTALGNLLVQAGALGDLDGGLPAVREVVAASSDLTRWEPSGDATLWDRAEARLDALAGGSPRRSDRRTE, encoded by the coding sequence ATGACGACGAACACCTACGCGGCCGTCGACCTGGGCGCGACGAGCGGCCGGGTGCTCACCGGCCGGCTGGACGGGCGACGGCTCGTGACCGCGGAGGCCGCCCGGTTCGTGAACGAGCCGGTCCGGGTCCCCGTCGGCGACCGCCAGGTGCTGCAGTGGGACGTGCTCGCGCTGTGGGCGGGAGCGCGCGCGGGCCTCGACGCCGCGCACCGCGCGTCGGGCGGGCTCGCGTCGGTCGGGGTCGACACCTGGGCCGTGGACCACGGCCTGCTCGACGCCGACGGCGCCCTGCTGGGCAACCCCGTCCACTACCGCGACGAGCGCACCGCCGGCGCGGCCGACCGGTTCTTCGCGGCGCTGCCCGCGGAGACGCACTACGCGATCACGGGTGCGCAGGTGCAGCCGTTCAACACGGTCTTCCAGCTCCTGGCGGCGGCGGGCTCGGCGCAGCTCGGCGCGGCCGCGCGGGTGCTGCTGGTGCCGGACCTGCTGACGGCCTGGCTCGGCGGTGCGCACGTCACGGAGGTCACCAACGCCTCGACCACGGGTCTGCTCGACGTCGGGACCCGGAGGTGGAGCCCGCGCGTGCTCGAGCGGCTCGACGCGCTCGCGGGCAGCGACGTGTCGCGGCTGCTCGCGCCGCTCGTCGAGCCCGGGACCGTCCTGGGCCCCGTGCTCCCCACGCACGGCTGGGGCGGGACGCACGTCGTCGCGGTCGGCTCGCACGACACGGCCTCGGCCGTCGCGGCGGTGCCGATGGCGGACCCGGCGCACGCCGCGTACATCTCGTCGGGCACGTGGTCGCTCGTCGGCGTGGAGCTCGACGCACCCGTGCGGACCGAGGCGTCACGCCGCGCCAACGTCACCAACGAGCTGGGCGTCGCGGGCACGGTCCGCTACCTCAAGAACGTCGCGGGGCTGTGGCTGCTCAGCGAGTCGCAGCGCACGTGGCGGGCCCAGGGGCGTGAGACCGCGCTGGCGGCGCTGCTCGCGGCCGCGGCCGACGTGCCCGCGTGCCGCACGGTCGTCGACGTCGACGACCCGGTCCTCAGCGCGCCCGGGGACATGCCCGCGCGCATCGCCGAGCTCGCGCGCTCGTCGGGACAGCCGGTGCCGGACGACGAGGCGACGACGACGCGGTGCATCCTCGACTCGCTCGCGCTCGCGTACCGGCGCGCGCTGCGCACGGTGGCGAGGCTCGCCGACCGCGACGTGCGCGTGGTGCACGTGGTCGGCGGCGGTGCGCGCAACGACCTGCTGTGCCGCCTCACCGCCGACGCGACGGGGCTGCCCGTGGTGGCCGGACCCGTCGAGTGCACGGCGCTGGGCAACCTGCTGGTGCAGGCCGGCGCGCTGGGCGACCTCGACGGCGGGCTGCCCGCGGTGCGTGAGGTCGTCGCGGCCTCGTCGGACCTCACGCGGTGGGAGCCGTCCGGGGACGCGACCCTGTGGGACCGGGCCGAGGCCCGGCTCGACGCGCTCGCGGGCGGCAGCCCCCGACGGTCCGACCGACGGACGGAGTGA
- a CDS encoding SDR family oxidoreductase, translated as MRIAVAGGHGKVARHLTRALAARGDVPVALIRSLDQVDDVTRDGAEPTVLDLERCNVQDVADAITGADAVVFAAGAGPGSGLARKDTVDRGAAQLLADAAESAGVRRYVLVSAMGVDDEPADGTDDVFAAYLRAKAASEEDLRQRPLDWTVLRPGRLTDEPATGAVRLEIRPLSREADEHAETDVPRADVADVLLALLQEPATAGLTLELTSGAVPVAAAVAAVLEPAD; from the coding sequence ATGCGGATCGCGGTGGCTGGCGGACACGGCAAGGTCGCGCGTCACCTCACGCGCGCGCTCGCGGCGCGCGGGGACGTCCCGGTCGCGCTGATCCGCTCGCTCGACCAGGTCGACGACGTGACGCGCGACGGTGCCGAGCCCACCGTGCTCGACCTCGAGCGCTGCAACGTCCAGGACGTCGCGGACGCGATCACGGGCGCGGACGCGGTGGTGTTCGCCGCGGGCGCCGGGCCGGGCTCCGGCCTCGCCCGCAAGGACACGGTCGACCGGGGCGCCGCGCAGCTCCTCGCGGACGCGGCGGAGTCCGCCGGCGTCCGGCGCTACGTGCTGGTCTCCGCGATGGGCGTCGACGACGAGCCCGCGGACGGCACCGACGACGTCTTCGCGGCCTACCTGCGGGCCAAGGCCGCCAGCGAGGAGGACCTGCGCCAGCGGCCGCTCGACTGGACGGTGCTCCGCCCGGGCCGGCTCACGGACGAGCCGGCGACCGGCGCGGTGCGGCTCGAGATCCGCCCGCTGTCGCGCGAGGCCGACGAGCACGCGGAGACCGACGTGCCCCGTGCCGACGTCGCCGACGTGCTGCTCGCGCTGCTCCAGGAGCCGGCCACCGCCGGGCTCACGCTCGAGCTCACGTCGGGTGCCGTGCCGGTCGCGGCCGCCGTCGCCGCGGTGCTCGAGCCCGCGGACTGA
- a CDS encoding GNAT family N-acetyltransferase, which yields MHAVSTMGDDTTADDLTAVARVLGEAFADDPVIMGLVGGGRARRDRATHLFTALLRAEAGDGAGTVVDVARDDDGAVLGVAVWERPGTHGATLPALVGQAPTFLRALGVTGVPRALTGRQALARCRPEQPHWYLGQIGVTAVARGTGVGSSLLEHRLRAADGTGVGAYLESSTERNRALYRRFGFEEQGEIPGVPAARPVAMWREPAPVTV from the coding sequence GTGCACGCCGTGAGCACGATGGGCGACGACACGACCGCCGACGACCTGACGGCCGTCGCCCGCGTCCTGGGCGAGGCGTTCGCCGACGACCCCGTGATCATGGGCCTCGTCGGCGGCGGGCGCGCGCGGCGGGACCGGGCGACGCACCTGTTCACCGCGCTGCTGCGCGCCGAGGCGGGCGACGGCGCGGGCACGGTCGTCGACGTCGCGCGGGACGACGACGGCGCCGTGCTCGGTGTCGCCGTGTGGGAGCGGCCCGGGACGCACGGGGCCACGCTGCCCGCGCTCGTCGGCCAGGCGCCCACCTTCCTCCGGGCGCTCGGCGTGACCGGCGTCCCGCGGGCGCTCACGGGCCGGCAGGCGCTGGCCCGGTGCCGGCCGGAGCAGCCGCACTGGTACCTGGGCCAGATCGGCGTCACCGCGGTCGCCCGGGGCACGGGCGTCGGTTCGAGCCTGCTCGAGCACCGGTTGCGCGCCGCCGACGGGACGGGTGTGGGCGCGTACCTGGAGTCCTCGACCGAGCGCAACCGCGCGCTCTACCGACGCTTCGGCTTCGAGGAGCAGGGCGAGATCCCGGGAGTTCCGGCCGCTCGTCCGGTCGCGATGTGGCGCGAGCCCGCGCCGGTCACCGTGTGA
- a CDS encoding sigma-70 family RNA polymerase sigma factor, whose protein sequence is MDAATVARSDAELISAVRAGDVAAFTELYERHAAAATAVARRYTDDAADADDVTADAFTAVLGALQRGNGPDEAFRAYLFTVVRRTATTRREGLRKVRPTDDLATLEAGTALAGTAEEPALAGFERGVVARAFHSLPERWQAVLWHTEVEGLPPAEIAPLLGLTANGVAALAYRAREGLRQAYLQQHLNDPLDPGCQAVASSLGAYVRGGLGARENRKVEAHLEECGECRALVLELGDVNHGMRAVIAPLVLGLVGLGAIAKLLPLAGAAGAAGAAGAAAGGAGASGGGTGSGSGSGAGGGAASGGTAGAGAAGAAGTGTTVGTAVGAAGGAGSGVASAGGVAAFLASIPAAAVAAAAGVIVVAAVAVAVALGLTSPGQDPEADPVPFSTTTDDAGPSSAPTDGSGPTPSAPGTADPTSTPIGVPTDDANGPVGVGDPDGAPTDDPTDAPSGSPTDAPTGGPTGEPTPEPTTDPTTEPTTEPTTEPTTEPTTQPTAEPTSEPTTEPTTEPTPPPADPDVVVDVPPDGLVLAGGAAGQELSLALRNEGDLAAVDLVAELAVPEGVSIDAQSVAVELEAAPLFAPARIAPRTPMSPGAGAGGRSDTGTNAGTGAGTEAGTEPDAAAGTLWQPRWTLPPRAQAAAGDWSCAVPDARHARCLLDRLPGGATARLSVSVSVDESFADEAADVRLTVHGDEVVYEPPPIHVGVTPSPARLALDRDQPGLDLVAGRERTATFLLRNAGRSAAPEMTAALTLPPGVRWTGTQAAPWTCRTGEGALVCVTGRVEAGAPVPLTVGLAAVAGLSGRVDIGTSLAPSRAPYSSSPDVAARVWQPATLVVTGAARLDVAGGRTSSLALDVANTGELDAARAVVTARLPVGLHLAPAATAGDWECTEAEDGAVTCVGPALAAGASSGLALSVRAEPGVVGPAGGVVVEATAPDADPGTLQVPVLGAAPVLTVDQAAVGLQADDTGEVVFSVGVTGGEESADAAEVAARVDLPENLVVGTLPDGCAADGADVVCRWDRLDVGAAAEVLLPVRSRWSATSLVTITATAAGADEVVARTRVPARSGDLAQRFETATGGWDVTEAGAPVLSCDPRLAACVRALRGEADNNSQAMLPLDEAPPAAGTPRAKVAVSSSTTVMVPQGREIAFAGLYWSAVRGPADTWSAGLDGALLRGPGGGYVAVTGEHTERADASGRRYYTAFADVTERVRAQGAGTWSVADVAVSAGRTDKDPTYYGGWSLVVVYSAPGDARVSVYDGGLWVGTASPPPAFRFAAPAGSRARLGVVGWEGDRGLSGDQLRLGGLCRAGTTALTPLRADGSAGSSGNAFDSSASGWRTSSSLGVDAKGFLPTSLPCDVNELTPSTTGDQYMVGAITLRAETAPATAG, encoded by the coding sequence GTGGACGCAGCCACCGTCGCGCGGAGCGACGCGGAGCTGATCTCCGCCGTGCGCGCGGGCGACGTCGCCGCCTTCACCGAGCTGTACGAGCGGCACGCCGCCGCCGCGACCGCGGTCGCCCGCCGGTACACCGACGACGCGGCGGACGCCGACGACGTGACCGCCGACGCCTTCACCGCGGTGCTCGGCGCCCTGCAGCGCGGCAACGGCCCCGACGAGGCGTTCCGCGCCTACCTGTTCACCGTGGTCCGGCGCACCGCGACGACGCGGCGCGAGGGGCTCCGCAAGGTCCGCCCGACGGACGACCTGGCGACCCTCGAGGCCGGGACCGCGCTCGCCGGGACCGCGGAGGAGCCCGCGCTCGCCGGGTTCGAGCGGGGCGTGGTCGCGCGGGCCTTCCACTCGCTGCCCGAGCGCTGGCAGGCGGTGCTGTGGCACACCGAGGTCGAGGGGCTGCCGCCCGCCGAGATCGCACCGCTGCTCGGGCTGACCGCGAACGGCGTCGCCGCGCTCGCGTACCGCGCGCGCGAGGGGCTGCGCCAGGCCTACCTCCAGCAGCACCTGAACGACCCGCTGGACCCCGGGTGCCAGGCGGTCGCGTCCTCGCTGGGCGCGTACGTGCGCGGCGGCCTGGGCGCGCGGGAGAACCGCAAGGTCGAGGCGCACCTCGAGGAGTGCGGCGAGTGCCGCGCGCTGGTGCTCGAGCTCGGCGACGTGAACCACGGCATGCGGGCGGTCATCGCGCCGCTGGTGCTCGGCCTCGTCGGGCTCGGGGCGATCGCGAAGCTGCTTCCGCTCGCGGGCGCCGCGGGAGCCGCCGGTGCCGCGGGTGCGGCGGCCGGGGGCGCCGGCGCCTCGGGCGGCGGCACGGGCAGCGGCTCAGGTAGCGGGGCCGGCGGCGGTGCGGCGAGCGGGGGCACGGCCGGTGCAGGTGCCGCCGGTGCCGCGGGGACCGGGACGACGGTCGGGACGGCTGTCGGCGCGGCCGGGGGAGCCGGGTCGGGCGTGGCCTCGGCGGGCGGCGTCGCCGCGTTCCTCGCGAGCATCCCCGCCGCCGCGGTGGCCGCAGCCGCGGGCGTGATCGTCGTCGCGGCGGTCGCCGTCGCCGTCGCGCTCGGCCTGACGAGCCCGGGCCAGGACCCCGAGGCGGACCCGGTGCCGTTCAGCACCACGACCGACGACGCCGGCCCGTCCTCGGCGCCCACCGACGGGAGCGGCCCGACGCCGTCCGCGCCCGGCACGGCCGACCCGACGAGCACCCCGATCGGTGTCCCGACGGACGACGCGAACGGTCCGGTGGGCGTGGGCGACCCGGACGGCGCGCCCACGGACGACCCCACCGACGCCCCGAGCGGCTCGCCCACGGACGCCCCGACCGGCGGGCCCACCGGTGAACCGACCCCCGAGCCCACGACCGACCCGACCACCGAGCCGACGACCGAGCCCACCACCGAACCCACGACCGAGCCGACGACCCAGCCCACCGCTGAGCCGACGAGCGAGCCCACCACTGAGCCGACGACCGAGCCGACGCCGCCGCCGGCCGATCCCGACGTCGTCGTCGACGTGCCGCCGGACGGACTGGTGCTGGCGGGCGGCGCGGCGGGCCAGGAGCTCTCTCTCGCGCTGCGCAACGAGGGCGACCTCGCGGCGGTCGACCTGGTGGCGGAGCTCGCGGTGCCCGAGGGGGTGTCGATCGACGCGCAGAGCGTCGCGGTCGAGCTCGAGGCGGCCCCGCTCTTCGCCCCCGCGCGCATCGCGCCGCGGACGCCCATGAGCCCCGGCGCGGGTGCGGGTGGGCGATCCGACACGGGCACGAACGCGGGAACAGGCGCGGGAACAGAGGCGGGAACAGAGCCGGACGCTGCCGCGGGCACGTTGTGGCAGCCCCGATGGACCCTGCCGCCGCGCGCGCAGGCGGCGGCCGGCGACTGGTCCTGCGCGGTGCCGGACGCGCGCCACGCGCGGTGCCTGCTCGACCGCCTGCCCGGCGGCGCGACGGCGCGGCTGTCGGTCAGCGTGAGCGTCGACGAGTCGTTCGCCGACGAGGCCGCGGACGTGCGCCTCACGGTGCACGGCGACGAGGTGGTCTACGAGCCGCCGCCCATCCACGTCGGCGTGACGCCGTCGCCCGCACGGCTCGCGCTCGACCGCGACCAGCCCGGCCTCGACCTGGTCGCGGGGCGCGAGCGCACCGCGACGTTCCTGCTCCGCAACGCGGGCCGGTCCGCCGCGCCGGAGATGACCGCGGCGCTGACCCTGCCGCCCGGCGTGCGCTGGACGGGCACCCAGGCGGCCCCGTGGACGTGCCGGACCGGCGAGGGCGCGCTGGTGTGCGTCACGGGTCGCGTCGAGGCCGGCGCGCCCGTGCCGCTGACGGTCGGGCTCGCCGCAGTCGCTGGGCTCTCGGGTCGCGTGGACATCGGCACGTCGCTCGCCCCGAGCCGTGCGCCCTACTCGTCGAGCCCCGACGTCGCCGCGCGCGTCTGGCAGCCGGCCACGCTCGTCGTGACCGGCGCGGCGCGGCTCGACGTCGCCGGCGGCAGGACGTCCTCGCTCGCCCTCGACGTCGCCAACACCGGGGAGCTCGACGCCGCGCGCGCGGTGGTCACGGCGCGCCTCCCGGTCGGGCTGCACCTGGCGCCGGCGGCCACCGCGGGCGACTGGGAGTGCACCGAGGCTGAGGACGGCGCGGTCACCTGCGTCGGGCCGGCCCTCGCCGCCGGCGCGAGCAGCGGCCTCGCGCTGAGCGTGCGGGCGGAGCCGGGCGTCGTCGGACCGGCCGGCGGCGTCGTCGTCGAGGCGACGGCGCCGGACGCGGACCCCGGCACGCTGCAGGTGCCCGTCCTGGGCGCCGCCCCGGTGCTCACGGTCGACCAGGCGGCGGTCGGGCTCCAGGCGGACGACACCGGTGAGGTGGTCTTCTCCGTGGGCGTGACGGGCGGCGAGGAGTCGGCGGACGCCGCGGAGGTCGCCGCGCGCGTGGACCTGCCCGAGAACCTCGTGGTCGGCACCCTCCCCGACGGCTGCGCGGCCGACGGCGCCGACGTGGTGTGCCGGTGGGACCGGCTCGACGTGGGCGCGGCCGCGGAGGTGCTGCTGCCGGTGCGGTCGCGGTGGAGCGCGACGTCGCTCGTGACGATCACGGCCACGGCGGCCGGGGCCGACGAGGTGGTCGCGCGGACGCGGGTGCCCGCGCGGTCCGGCGACCTCGCGCAGCGGTTCGAGACGGCGACCGGCGGCTGGGACGTCACCGAGGCGGGTGCGCCGGTGCTGTCGTGCGACCCCCGGCTCGCAGCCTGCGTCCGCGCGCTGCGGGGCGAGGCGGACAACAACAGCCAGGCCATGCTCCCGCTGGACGAGGCGCCGCCCGCCGCAGGGACGCCGCGCGCGAAGGTCGCGGTCTCGTCGAGCACCACGGTCATGGTGCCGCAGGGCCGGGAGATCGCGTTCGCGGGGCTGTACTGGTCGGCGGTGCGGGGCCCGGCGGACACGTGGAGCGCCGGGCTGGACGGTGCGCTGCTGCGCGGGCCGGGCGGCGGGTACGTCGCGGTCACGGGCGAGCACACCGAGCGCGCCGACGCGAGCGGGCGCCGGTACTACACGGCGTTCGCCGACGTGACCGAGCGGGTCCGGGCGCAGGGCGCGGGCACCTGGTCCGTCGCGGACGTGGCGGTGAGCGCCGGTCGCACGGACAAGGACCCCACCTACTACGGCGGCTGGTCGCTCGTCGTCGTCTACTCCGCTCCCGGTGACGCGCGCGTGTCGGTCTACGACGGCGGGCTGTGGGTCGGCACCGCGTCGCCGCCCCCGGCGTTCCGGTTCGCCGCGCCCGCGGGCTCCCGGGCGCGGCTGGGCGTCGTCGGCTGGGAGGGCGACCGCGGGCTCTCGGGCGACCAGCTGCGCCTCGGCGGGCTGTGCCGCGCCGGGACCACCGCGCTCACACCGCTGCGCGCGGACGGCTCCGCGGGCTCGTCGGGCAACGCGTTCGACTCCTCGGCGAGCGGCTGGCGCACGTCGTCGTCGCTCGGCGTGGACGCCAAGGGCTTCCTCCCGACGAGCCTGCCGTGCGACGTCAACGAGCTCACCCCGAGCACCACGGGCGACCAGTACATGGTCGGCGCGATCACGCTGCGCGCCGAGACGGCTCCCGCGACGGCCGGCTGA
- a CDS encoding phosphotransferase, whose protein sequence is MTPAGLAPHDPAPTPGPGVSPGDLPAGAVGASGEVEPPDPATHPHASPGGTEAHFLATDEPGPLLTSGSRADVYVLDDDTVLRRYRDGQDAAREVEILRHVVAQGFPAPAVYAAQGPDLVMERLHGPTLLQALAAGEVGLAEGAQLLVDLHDQLHAIAAPGAAPGADGLVVLHLDLHPGNVILTEQRGPAVVDWANARAGAATLDVAVTALVLAEVAVDAGGAYSQAARALLAAFLTHGAVSPLPALDAATEVRRTDPGFVTEESALVDAAADLVRDLLRVAG, encoded by the coding sequence ATGACCCCCGCCGGCCTCGCCCCGCACGACCCTGCCCCGACCCCGGGCCCAGGTGTGTCGCCGGGTGACCTGCCGGCCGGAGCGGTCGGCGCGTCGGGCGAGGTCGAGCCCCCCGATCCCGCGACGCACCCGCACGCGTCCCCCGGTGGCACGGAGGCCCACTTCCTGGCGACCGACGAGCCCGGCCCGCTCCTGACGTCCGGGTCGCGCGCCGACGTGTACGTGCTCGACGACGACACGGTGCTGCGCCGCTACCGCGACGGCCAGGACGCGGCGCGCGAGGTCGAGATCCTGCGCCACGTGGTCGCGCAGGGCTTCCCCGCGCCGGCCGTCTACGCCGCGCAGGGCCCGGACCTGGTCATGGAGCGGCTGCACGGCCCGACGCTGCTGCAGGCGCTCGCCGCGGGCGAGGTCGGGCTCGCGGAGGGCGCGCAGCTGCTCGTCGACCTCCACGACCAGCTGCACGCGATCGCCGCGCCGGGCGCCGCTCCCGGCGCCGACGGGCTCGTCGTGCTGCACCTGGACCTGCACCCCGGCAACGTGATCCTCACCGAGCAGCGCGGTCCCGCGGTGGTCGACTGGGCCAACGCCCGCGCGGGTGCCGCCACGCTCGACGTCGCGGTCACGGCCCTGGTCCTCGCGGAGGTCGCGGTGGACGCGGGCGGCGCCTACTCGCAGGCCGCCCGGGCGCTCCTGGCGGCCTTCCTGACGCACGGCGCGGTCTCGCCGCTGCCCGCGCTCGACGCGGCGACCGAGGTACGACGCACCGACCCGGGGTTCGTCACCGAGGAGAGCGCGCTCGTCGACGCGGCCGCGGACCTGGTCCGCGACCTGCTGCGCGTCGCGGGCTGA
- a CDS encoding DUF1540 domain-containing protein, whose product MTDLMDLPAIAECSVAGCSYNDHSSCHAAAITVGGSNGDAQCATFIPLGVKGGLDKVLSHVGACQRAECAHNSQLECTADSIRVGAGHDAADCLTFAPR is encoded by the coding sequence ATGACCGATCTCATGGACCTGCCCGCCATCGCCGAGTGCTCGGTGGCCGGCTGCTCGTACAACGACCACTCCAGCTGTCACGCCGCGGCGATCACCGTGGGCGGCTCGAACGGGGACGCCCAGTGCGCCACGTTCATCCCGCTCGGGGTGAAGGGCGGCCTGGACAAGGTGCTCAGCCACGTCGGCGCGTGCCAGCGTGCCGAGTGCGCGCACAACTCGCAGCTCGAGTGCACCGCGGACTCGATCCGCGTGGGCGCCGGCCACGACGCGGCCGACTGCCTCACCTTCGCGCCGCGCTGA
- the rhaI gene encoding L-rhamnose isomerase, translated as MRELDAPARDVLAAQAIELPSWAFGNAGTRFKVFSTPGTPRTIQEKLSDAAQVHRLTGLAPTVALHIPWDLVSDYGELARYAQDLGVRLGTINSNTFQDDDYKLGSLTHTDERIRRKAIDHHLACVDVMDATGSQDLKIWLPDGTNYPGQGDIRGRQDRLADSLAQIYARLSDQQRLVLEYKIFEPYFYTMDVPDWGTSYAHVTALGERAFVCLDTGHHAPSTNIEFIVAQLLRLGRLGSFDFNSRFYADDDLIVGAADPFQLFRILFEVLRGGGFEAGSPVRFMLDQCHNIEDKIPGQIRSVLNVQEMTARALLVDQEALRAAQDAGDVLSANGLLMDAFYTDVRPALAGWREERGLPADPMAAYAASGYQRRIADERVGGTQSGWGA; from the coding sequence ATGCGCGAACTCGACGCCCCCGCCCGTGACGTCCTCGCTGCTCAGGCGATCGAGCTCCCCTCATGGGCGTTCGGCAACGCCGGGACGAGGTTCAAGGTCTTCAGCACGCCCGGGACGCCGCGGACCATCCAGGAGAAGCTGTCCGACGCGGCCCAGGTGCACCGCCTCACCGGCCTGGCGCCGACGGTCGCCCTGCACATCCCGTGGGACCTGGTGAGCGACTACGGCGAGCTCGCGCGGTACGCGCAGGACCTCGGCGTCCGGCTGGGCACGATCAACTCGAACACCTTCCAGGACGACGACTACAAGCTGGGCTCGCTGACCCACACCGACGAGCGCATCCGTCGCAAGGCGATCGACCACCACCTCGCGTGCGTCGACGTCATGGACGCCACCGGCTCGCAGGACCTCAAGATCTGGCTCCCGGACGGCACCAACTACCCGGGCCAGGGGGACATCCGCGGCCGCCAGGACCGTCTCGCCGACTCGCTCGCGCAGATCTACGCGCGGCTGTCCGACCAGCAGCGGCTGGTCCTCGAGTACAAGATCTTCGAGCCGTACTTCTACACGATGGACGTGCCGGACTGGGGCACGTCGTACGCGCACGTGACGGCTCTGGGCGAGCGCGCGTTCGTCTGCCTGGACACCGGCCACCACGCGCCCAGCACCAACATCGAGTTCATCGTGGCGCAACTCCTGCGCCTGGGCCGGCTCGGCTCGTTCGACTTCAACTCCCGGTTCTACGCGGACGACGACCTGATCGTGGGCGCCGCGGACCCGTTCCAGCTCTTCCGGATCCTGTTCGAGGTCCTGCGCGGCGGCGGCTTCGAGGCGGGCTCGCCGGTGCGCTTCATGCTCGACCAGTGCCACAACATCGAGGACAAGATCCCCGGGCAGATCCGCTCGGTGCTCAACGTCCAGGAGATGACGGCCCGCGCCCTGCTGGTCGACCAGGAGGCGCTGCGCGCGGCGCAGGACGCGGGTGACGTGCTCTCCGCGAACGGACTGCTCATGGACGCCTTCTACACCGACGTGCGGCCCGCGCTCGCGGGCTGGCGCGAGGAGCGTGGCCTGCCCGCGGACCCGATGGCCGCGTACGCCGCGTCCGGCTACCAGCGCCGGATCGCCGACGAGCGCGTGGGCGGTACCCAGTCCGGCTGGGGCGCCTGA
- the upp gene encoding uracil phosphoribosyltransferase — protein MRLHVADHPLVAHKLTVLRDAATPSATFRLLVDELVTLLAYEATRDVRTREVEITTPVAVTTGTKLAQPRPLVVPILRAGLGMLDGMTRLLPSAEVGFLGMQRDEETLEAITYANRLPEDLSGRQCFLLDPMLATGGTLVAAIDYLLQRGAHDVTAVCLLAAPEGLRVVEEFVGDRADVQVVVAAVDERLDERAYIVPGLGDAGDRLYGVV, from the coding sequence ATGCGCCTGCATGTTGCGGACCACCCGCTCGTCGCCCACAAGCTCACGGTCCTGCGGGACGCCGCCACGCCGTCGGCCACGTTCCGGCTCCTGGTGGACGAGCTCGTCACGCTCCTGGCGTACGAGGCGACGCGTGACGTCCGGACCCGCGAGGTCGAGATCACGACCCCGGTCGCGGTGACCACCGGCACCAAGCTGGCCCAGCCGCGCCCGCTCGTCGTGCCGATCCTGCGCGCCGGCCTGGGCATGCTCGACGGGATGACGCGCCTGCTGCCGTCCGCGGAGGTCGGCTTCCTGGGGATGCAGCGCGACGAGGAGACGCTCGAGGCGATCACCTACGCCAACCGGCTCCCCGAGGACCTCTCCGGCCGGCAGTGCTTCCTGCTGGACCCGATGCTCGCGACCGGCGGCACGCTGGTGGCGGCGATCGACTACCTGCTCCAGCGCGGAGCGCACGACGTCACGGCGGTCTGCCTGCTCGCGGCGCCCGAGGGCCTGCGCGTGGTCGAGGAGTTCGTCGGCGACCGCGCGGACGTGCAGGTCGTGGTCGCGGCCGTCGACGAGCGCCTGGACGAGCGGGCGTACATCGTCCCCGGCCTGGGCGACGCGGGCGACCGCCTCTACGGCGTGGTCTGA